From the genome of Ptychodera flava strain L36383 chromosome 13, AS_Pfla_20210202, whole genome shotgun sequence:
TTGCAAGGTTATGTCCGGCCATTGTGTATGACATAATGCTGACATAATCCGACATAAGCATGAACAGTATATTGTTACAGACTGGCTCTGTTTATTGTGCAAATAAAGCGGGCAATCTTAGGGTTGGGTGCAGGGCTTCACAAAATGCACATGCACAACCTTCATGCTCAGcaaaggtgtgtgtgtgtgtgtgtgttatacaTGAAGCATGAACTGGCTAAATGAATAAGCCTACAAATCGGGCTTCACTTGTCACTTAGCATATCCTAACAACACAGTGCATTTAAACTTGGTTGTTATAAAATACTGTACTATATTACAAGGTGATAAAAAATTGCAGGCCTTTGAAAACAGGTAAATTTTTGGTTATAGCTAAATTTTTACCAGGTTTAAGCAAGCAATTCAAAGCATGTGCAAAAGAGCCTTGTTCAATCTGTGTAGAAATTCTCACCCTTTGTACCCTCAGATTTCAGAGGGATATACTCTTGCAGGTATTAAAAGCCACTACACAGGTTTTTGCAGATGTTTCACGTTTGTGCATGTTTATTCCTCTGAATATTGGGTACTGTTCGTAAAGGATTACTTTCTCAGACTCTCAGAGTCCAGACTATTTGATTACATACACCTACACCCTTCCCTGCTTGTGTACATGTGAACTTGCGAATGAACTGGCAATTTCTACAGGTTGGTTTGGTCAGCATGGTTTTAATATCACAGGTATATAACATTCCTTCAACACAGTTAAGAATATAGACTGGAACCAGCATTCACACAAGTAGGAAAGGGCCACAATTATCGTAAGAATTTTCCAATATCACTCTGAGACCAAGACTGTACCTCAAAGTGAGTTGACCCGTATTAACAGATCATTTTTAGAATTGCCTTTACAGGCAACTTTTATGGGACTTGTTCGATTATAAACCAGGTAGTCCAGTGCTTGGCGACCATTGTTAAATACCAATGAATATGTTAATGAGTTTGGTACAACACTGCAGTGGTTTTAGGGTGAACATGCACAAGCAACACTGGTAGTCTACTGGACGTAATCTCATTTTAGCTCAATGAAAAGCTAGGTAACCATTAAATTGTGTACAGACAGTATCTAAAGCGGAGGACCCCAGGCTCGGTTGCCAGGTAGACTTGCAATGCTACAAAGAGGTCAGTCAGAACTATTAGCATCCAGTTCATTAGTAGTCAATGGAGAATTTTCAATGAATAATTTGATGCCCATATTCGAAATGCACAATATAGGATGTTAAACACATGCAGGCTAGAGTATAAAATGATACCTATTTGTGAGCATTGACATATTACACACATTCCAATAAGTATTCAAATGGTGAGAAAGTGGCAAAAACTCTGGATATGCGACAAAAAGTGTGAAACTGCCACCGGCCTCCCTCCTATGAAAAGATGAACTGTGATTTACACAAAAACTAATTTGACATTCCGACATTAGACTGAAGTATAGGGGCACAGGGAATAGGTAGAGTGCTCTCTGGGTCGTTGTGACCAGCAGCTGGAAAAGTGTTCATTGAAACAGAAAAGCGAACTTCAAAAATTGCCATCACTGCTGCCTTACAGCATTTATCACTGACAGCTATAATCACAATCACTGTTGCTATGCCAACTGGTCAGCTGATATGATAGCTCCCACGCAAAAAGTCATTCATtgcagaatgaatgaataatatTGTCCCGTGAATGGGTGGGTGGTTGTGACGTTTGGTGTGAATAAAGCAGGAAATAAAAGAGAGGAGGCGGGAACTATGGAATCTGTTTTTCTGAGAAAgatttatttgacatttttcatcTCTACCTGTAAGATCCTTTTCCTTTTAGATGCCTGTCCTACAAATGACATCATGACAGATACACATATCTCTCGATATCAAGAATTGAACAGCACACACTTAAATTTCTTGTTTAATTTAGTATTTTCTTTATTATGTTTTTTTACACATCTTCTATTCAATACACACCGTATATGTTATAAAGGAAACATACTTATGGgggtaaaatttcaatattcttggttgtttgtcttttttctttctttctttttttcttcgcAAAACaggtcactattcacagcagtccagttttaaaattttctacaCATTGGAATCACATAATCAATGCAATGATGAAAAGGCCAACGAATGGGGTAATTTCATGATTTTGACAAATGCTCTCAAAATTTGGTTGCCATTCGTTGGTCTTTGCATAAAACCATTTGAGTTCCTTTGGTTGGATTCAAACAGTTTGCATAATACTTTCATTCCACACAATTTCATCTTCCTTTCTTTAAATAGTTGGTCAGCCTAGTTGAATTACTTCTTGACGAGGTAATGTTGGATTTCGTCGTAGAGTACCAGCACCAGAGCACCACCAGTACCACGGAGCACGTTGGAGAAGGCACCCTTGAAGAACGCGCGGCCACCTTCGTTGGCGTAGATCTTCTTCCAGCAGTCAATGGTGTTTTTGTAGAGGATGTCTTTACGACCGCTCTGCATCATCATACGTCTTCTGACGGTGTCAAATGGATATGAGAGGATACCAGAGCACACAGTGACAGTCTGGGCGATCATCCAGGACAAGATCACATTCCTCTGGTATTGTTTGGGCACGAACGACTTGGCCGTGTCGAAGCAGCCGAAGTATGACGCACGGTAGATGATGATACCCTGTACAGATACGTTGAAGCCACGGTAGAGGCCGCGGAGTCCATCAGACTTGTATACCTTGGCGAGACAGTTGCCGAGACCAGTGAATTCTCTGTCGCCACCAGCCTTGCCAATATCGGCAGCAAGACGTGTTCTGGCGAAATCAAGAGGGTAGACGAAACAGAGAGAAGTTGCTCCAGCAGCGCCACCAGATGCCAAGTTACCgaagaaaaacttccagaacTCCTTTTTCTTATCAATACCAGCTACAAAGATCTGCTTATATTTGTCCTTAAAGGCAAAATTGAGAGCTTGTGTCGGGAAATACCTGATCACGTTTGCAAGATTACCACGCCAAAGTGAAAAGAAACCCTGCTCTTTAGGTACCCTGACAAAGCAATCGACAATACCCTTGTACCGCATGTCAGCGGTGATTTGTGCGGAGGCATCTTGAACCTAAAATGGAAGGAGAAAAATTGAGTAAGTTTACATGTAATTACTGTACACATATTTCACAAGGATACGCATAACACATCTCAAATATCTGGCTGAGGAAGACTGCTTATGAGGGATAGTCCAAGTGATCTTTCTGGAAATTAATACATCCTTTACCAACCCTTCACAGACTATCTTTGAAGTCATAACCGATAGCATAAACCCTTCAGAGAACACTAATTATAGAGTGCCCTACAAATGAAATGACTAATTAAGCAAAGTCAGACAGTGTCTTGAAGTACTGTGGAgctatattgatttttttttttttttttttttttttttttgggggggggggggggggggttgatcCAACCGAAGAGTGTGAGAGACATTGACCACAGGAAATGTTTCACACACCCTGTCTTTCAAATTTAATATGGAGTACTTGTAGCCATATGCAAATTTGAGTGCCTTAATATTCTCTTGGACAGAGGGCTTGTTAAGAATCAAAGGACAGTTCAAACAACGTCCTGAAGAATGGGACTGTTCACTTCGATCCAAAAAGAACATTTTTTGTAGTTCACACAAAGTGAACATTAATTATGTTCGATGGAGTGGTGAGTCTACGATACTACGATAGTCTGAGTGGAGTTCCCAAGGAAGTGTGACACGTGCGAGCGATCGTGCAGTCGTAATGCTCTTTGTGTAAACTTACAAATTCAATCTCTTTGCCTATAGCATCGTTGTTAATTCATATAATATTTTCAACGTTGCAAAGCAACAAGGCGGCTACAAAATGCAAGCAGTAAAGAATTTGGTAGAGACAGACGCGTCCAGTATAAAGTAACAATGGCCGAATCGATTAGCATAGCGTCGGTTTCTCTGTCGCGTTTGGCAATCAGCCAAGCCAAGGATATCGAGGTCAGATTGTCAAATGTCCATCAAAGGCAGCTGACGTTTGGGTAAACTCCTGAGAAGGGCAATTTCACTCATTTTCTACAACTGGGAAACTTTGCGGAAGGCAGCTTGTGGAAgacaatgaaacaaaatggcggaCAAGGGATTGGGAGGTTCAAGCGAATCAAGGTCGTTGTGGGTTGACACGTTTGTGTGAGATTTCTTGTCACTACATTATTAACACATGACATATCATATCACGATCTTATAGCTGCTGATGTTAAATTCTCATCAAGTGTTACACAAGGCACATTATTACGGGAAGATCTGTACATAGGGTTTCGTGAAATTTACCGGCATGCCCACATGGTTTATGGGTTACCGGCATGTGCACGTACGCCTAAAAAGACAGTATTTTAATGTCCATAGCCTTACCTGAAGAAGTAGTTTTACTCTCTCAATGGGAGCTACGGCTGTTTTAGAGATGGCAGCAGCAGTTCCGCCGACAGCAAGATCTGTCACGAAGCTTACGACTGCGTCTTTCGTTATCGGCATGGTTGTCGGTCTTGGAGGGAGTAATGGACGCCGGCAAAAGGAAGAGTGTG
Proteins encoded in this window:
- the LOC139148192 gene encoding ADP/ATP translocase 2-like encodes the protein MPITKDAVVSFVTDLAVGGTAAAISKTAVAPIERVKLLLQVQDASAQITADMRYKGIVDCFVRVPKEQGFFSLWRGNLANVIRYFPTQALNFAFKDKYKQIFVAGIDKKKEFWKFFFGNLASGGAAGATSLCFVYPLDFARTRLAADIGKAGGDREFTGLGNCLAKVYKSDGLRGLYRGFNVSVQGIIIYRASYFGCFDTAKSFVPKQYQRNVILSWMIAQTVTVCSGILSYPFDTVRRRMMMQSGRKDILYKNTIDCWKKIYANEGGRAFFKGAFSNVLRGTGGALVLVLYDEIQHYLVKK